In one window of Aceticella autotrophica DNA:
- a CDS encoding PolC-type DNA polymerase III → MLPSFLTEDPEIKNIDIKKISLSIKEKILFLELPNKYRNDKIMEKIKSKIKSVIPLLNDIEFCFKEINVKSIDELIKEHWDEILIKSSEIYNGLFSFLKSCNVYEENGELIIKASNEIAYNFLNKNRINLFLEKFIHENYNIKIKIKLLLDSTLNININEKIKTNEENLANKIINLNENEKNKKNHETNKNIKVLMGKEINTDAKAISDINQEGEEITIEGDIFSIEFKQIKSKYLMVFDITDYTSSISVKAFINEDTYKVMQETLKVDIRIKVKGLVLYDKYERDMVLNAKDIVLVNKKIRIDLADEKRVELHVHTQMSSMDGVSSVESLIKRASEWGHKAIAITDHGVLQAYPEAQSAAKRYGVKVLYGVEGYLVNDGEPIVTGNTDASLDDDFVVFDIETTGLSSKYDKIIEIGAVKIRNYEIVDRFKTFINPEIPISSFITRLTGINTSMVKDYPTLDKVLPGFLKFISGSILVAHNANFDVTFVKTKAEELCLELNNPVLDTLELSRHLYTNLKNYKLDTVAEYLEVNLKNHHRAIDDAEATAEIFLKSIKRIKEKGILYVKDINDSLKNTIDIKKLPVYHVIILVKNQKGLRNLYEIVSESNLRYFHRNPRIPKSLLTQKREGLLIGSACEQGEIYRAIIANYDNNKLENIVNYYDYLEIQPIGNNEFLIDKGEVRNIDELKLINKKIYDIGKKYNKPVAATCDVHFLEPWDDVNRKILMAGKGFRDVDRQPPLYFRTTEEMLEEFDYLGNDAAKEVVIYNTNKIAELIEEVKPIPDGTFPPSIDGAEDELKKLTMKRAHEIYGDPLPEIVQERLDRELNSIITNGYAVMYIIAQKLVSKSLSDGYLVGSRGSVGSSFVATMSGITEVNPLPPHYICPNCKHSEFILNEKYGSGIDLPDKNCPNCNTKMKKDGHDIPFEVFLGFEGDKEPDIDLNFSGDYQAIAHKYTEELFGKGHVFRAGTIGTLADKTAFGFVKKYLDERNLVVHNAEIKRLIMGCSGVKRTTGQHPGGVMVVPKDRSIYEFTPIQHPADSQDSDIITTHFDYHSISGRLLKLDILGHDDPTVIKMLEELTGLNAQEIPLDDKETMSLFTSVDVLRIKPEDINCPVGTLGLPEFGTRFVRQMLLETKPTTFAELVRISGLSHGTDVWLNNAQDLIKEGIATLKEVISTRDDIMLYLLNKNMEKKLSFKIMENVRKGKGLMDEEIQEMQKHNVPEWFIESCKKIKYMFPKAHAVAYVIMAFRIAYFKVHYPEAFYATYFTVRADEFNLDLMNSLENIKNNIKILESKGNNATAKEKGQLTILEIALEMYLRGIKFTDVNLYKSDALKFLITKDGILPPLTSLEGIGKQAAKVIAEERNNGIFVSVEDLRTRTKISKNVIEILKNHGCLNNIPESNQLSLF, encoded by the coding sequence ATGTTGCCATCTTTTTTAACAGAAGACCCTGAGATAAAAAATATTGATATAAAAAAAATAAGCCTATCTATAAAGGAAAAAATTTTATTTTTAGAATTGCCAAATAAATATCGGAATGACAAAATTATGGAAAAAATTAAATCGAAAATAAAATCTGTTATTCCGCTTCTAAATGATATAGAATTTTGTTTTAAGGAAATTAATGTTAAAAGCATTGACGAGCTAATAAAAGAACATTGGGATGAGATTCTTATTAAATCAAGTGAAATTTATAACGGCTTATTTAGTTTTCTTAAATCTTGCAATGTGTATGAAGAAAATGGGGAATTAATAATCAAAGCATCGAATGAAATTGCATATAATTTTTTAAATAAAAACAGGATAAATTTATTCTTAGAAAAATTTATTCATGAAAACTATAATATTAAAATAAAAATAAAATTATTATTAGATTCTACATTAAATATTAATATAAATGAAAAAATTAAAACTAATGAAGAAAATTTAGCAAATAAAATTATAAATTTAAATGAAAATGAAAAAAACAAGAAAAATCATGAAACGAACAAAAATATAAAAGTTTTAATGGGGAAAGAAATAAATACAGATGCGAAAGCTATTTCTGATATAAATCAAGAAGGTGAAGAAATAACAATTGAAGGTGATATTTTTTCTATTGAATTTAAACAAATTAAGTCTAAATATTTAATGGTATTTGATATTACGGATTATACATCTTCAATATCTGTTAAAGCTTTTATAAATGAAGATACATATAAAGTAATGCAAGAAACTTTAAAAGTAGATATACGTATCAAAGTAAAAGGCTTGGTTTTATATGACAAATATGAAAGAGATATGGTTTTAAATGCTAAGGATATTGTATTAGTCAATAAAAAAATTAGAATAGATTTAGCAGATGAAAAAAGAGTCGAATTGCATGTTCATACTCAAATGAGTAGTATGGATGGTGTAAGTTCTGTTGAATCTTTGATTAAAAGAGCATCTGAATGGGGGCATAAAGCAATTGCAATTACTGACCATGGGGTATTACAGGCATATCCAGAGGCTCAATCCGCTGCTAAAAGATATGGCGTAAAAGTACTATACGGTGTTGAGGGGTATCTTGTTAATGATGGTGAACCTATTGTAACAGGTAATACGGATGCATCATTAGATGATGATTTTGTTGTATTTGATATAGAAACAACTGGTCTTTCAAGTAAATATGATAAAATAATTGAAATTGGAGCTGTAAAGATTAGAAATTATGAAATAGTTGATAGATTTAAAACATTCATTAATCCCGAAATACCAATATCATCGTTTATTACACGATTAACAGGCATAAATACCTCAATGGTTAAGGATTATCCAACTTTAGATAAGGTATTGCCAGGATTTTTAAAATTTATATCTGGCAGTATTTTAGTTGCACACAATGCCAATTTTGATGTAACTTTTGTAAAAACGAAAGCTGAAGAACTATGTTTAGAATTAAATAATCCAGTACTTGATACATTGGAATTAAGCAGACATTTGTATACCAATTTAAAAAACTATAAATTAGATACAGTAGCGGAATACCTTGAAGTAAATCTAAAAAATCATCATAGAGCAATCGATGATGCTGAAGCTACAGCTGAAATATTTTTGAAAAGTATCAAAAGAATTAAAGAAAAGGGCATTTTATATGTAAAAGATATAAATGATTCATTAAAAAACACGATAGATATAAAAAAATTACCTGTGTATCATGTAATAATATTAGTTAAAAATCAAAAAGGGCTTCGTAATTTATATGAGATTGTATCTGAGTCAAATCTTAGATATTTTCATAGAAATCCCAGAATACCTAAGAGCTTATTAACACAAAAGAGAGAAGGACTATTAATTGGCTCAGCATGTGAACAAGGAGAAATTTACAGGGCTATTATAGCAAATTATGATAATAATAAATTAGAAAATATTGTTAATTACTATGATTATTTAGAAATACAACCAATCGGCAATAATGAATTTTTAATAGATAAAGGTGAAGTAAGAAATATTGATGAATTAAAATTAATTAATAAAAAAATATATGACATAGGTAAAAAGTATAATAAACCTGTTGCAGCAACATGTGATGTACATTTTTTAGAGCCTTGGGATGATGTAAACAGAAAAATATTAATGGCAGGGAAAGGATTTAGGGATGTAGATAGACAGCCACCATTATATTTTAGAACTACGGAAGAAATGCTTGAAGAATTTGATTATCTTGGAAATGATGCTGCAAAAGAGGTTGTTATTTATAATACAAATAAGATAGCTGAACTAATTGAGGAGGTAAAACCAATTCCAGATGGTACTTTTCCACCATCAATAGATGGGGCAGAAGATGAACTTAAAAAATTGACAATGAAAAGAGCACATGAAATATATGGTGATCCCTTACCTGAAATAGTTCAAGAACGACTTGATAGAGAATTAAATTCTATAATCACAAATGGATATGCAGTAATGTATATAATCGCACAAAAACTCGTTTCAAAATCCTTAAGTGACGGATATCTTGTTGGTTCAAGAGGGTCTGTTGGGTCATCATTTGTTGCTACAATGAGTGGTATTACAGAAGTAAATCCATTGCCTCCTCACTATATATGCCCTAATTGCAAGCATTCAGAATTTATACTAAATGAAAAGTATGGTTCTGGGATTGATTTACCTGATAAGAATTGTCCCAATTGCAATACAAAGATGAAAAAAGATGGTCATGATATTCCTTTTGAAGTTTTCCTTGGATTTGAAGGTGATAAAGAACCTGATATTGACTTAAATTTTTCGGGAGACTATCAAGCTATTGCACATAAATATACAGAAGAATTATTCGGCAAGGGGCATGTATTCAGAGCAGGAACTATAGGAACATTAGCAGACAAAACTGCTTTTGGCTTTGTTAAAAAATATTTAGATGAAAGGAATCTTGTTGTACACAATGCCGAAATAAAGAGATTAATTATGGGTTGTTCAGGTGTAAAAAGAACAACAGGACAACATCCAGGTGGTGTTATGGTTGTGCCAAAAGACAGAAGCATATATGAATTTACACCTATACAGCATCCTGCCGATTCACAGGACTCAGATATAATTACAACTCATTTTGATTATCATTCAATAAGCGGCAGATTGTTAAAGCTTGATATACTGGGGCATGATGACCCTACAGTTATAAAAATGCTTGAAGAGCTTACAGGATTAAATGCACAGGAAATACCACTTGATGATAAAGAAACCATGAGTTTATTTACAAGTGTTGATGTTCTACGTATAAAGCCTGAAGATATAAATTGTCCTGTTGGAACATTGGGATTACCTGAATTTGGTACAAGGTTTGTAAGGCAAATGCTGTTGGAAACAAAACCGACAACTTTTGCTGAATTAGTAAGAATAAGCGGCTTATCACATGGTACTGATGTATGGCTTAACAATGCACAGGATTTAATAAAAGAAGGGATTGCAACACTTAAAGAAGTTATTTCAACAAGAGATGACATAATGTTATATTTATTGAACAAGAATATGGAAAAAAAACTGTCATTTAAAATAATGGAGAACGTTCGTAAAGGCAAAGGTTTAATGGATGAAGAAATACAGGAAATGCAGAAACACAATGTACCGGAATGGTTTATTGAATCCTGTAAAAAAATAAAGTATATGTTTCCTAAAGCACATGCTGTAGCATATGTTATTATGGCTTTTAGAATAGCATATTTTAAAGTACATTACCCTGAAGCCTTTTATGCAACATATTTTACTGTTAGAGCAGATGAATTCAACCTTGATTTAATGAATTCTCTTGAAAACATTAAAAATAATATTAAAATTTTAGAATCTAAAGGTAATAATGCAACTGCAAAAGAAAAAGGGCAGCTTACAATACTTGAAATTGCATTAGAAATGTATTTACGTGGTATTAAGTTTACCGATGTTAACCTTTATAAATCAGATGCCTTAAAATTTTTAATTACAAAAGATGGAATATTGCCACCATTGACTTCATTGGAAGGTATAGGAAAACAAGCAGCAAAAGTTATAGCTGAAGAAAGAAATAACGGGATTTTTGTTTCTGTCGAAGATTTAAGAACAAGAACAAAGATAAGTAAAAATGTTATTGAGATTTTGAAAAATCATGGATGTCTTAATAATATACCTGAATCAAATCAGTTAAGTTTATTTTAA
- the rimP gene encoding ribosome maturation factor RimP codes for MSKIEEITRDIVMPVIIQNKYELVDVEYKKEGSNWYLRVYIDKDGGVSLDDCQLVSEYLSSKLDEIDPLQNSYILEVSSPGIDRPLKSARDFEKFKGYLVEISLFTAIDKKKKFVGELMGLFDDKILILENGIQREFNIKDVSLIKPVIKF; via the coding sequence ATGTCAAAAATAGAAGAAATAACCCGGGATATCGTAATGCCAGTAATAATCCAAAATAAATATGAGCTGGTAGATGTTGAATATAAAAAAGAAGGTAGTAACTGGTATTTAAGAGTTTATATAGATAAGGATGGCGGAGTTTCTCTTGATGATTGCCAGCTTGTAAGTGAATATTTAAGCAGTAAACTTGACGAAATTGATCCATTGCAAAACAGTTATATACTTGAAGTTTCATCGCCTGGTATAGATCGTCCTCTAAAAAGTGCAAGAGACTTTGAAAAGTTTAAAGGATATTTAGTTGAAATATCATTATTTACTGCGATTGACAAAAAAAAGAAATTTGTGGGCGAACTTATGGGATTGTTTGATGATAAAATTTTAATATTAGAAAATGGAATTCAACGAGAATTCAATATTAAAGATGTTAGTTTAATAAAACCGGTAATTAAATTTTAA